Proteins encoded together in one Vitis vinifera cultivar Pinot Noir 40024 chromosome 4, ASM3070453v1 window:
- the LOC100259521 gene encoding acyl-lipid (9-3)-desaturase, producing MAETKRYISKEELKTHSRDGDLWISIQGKVYNVSDWAKVHPGGSAPLLSLAGQDATDAFVAYHPGVLWSRLDDFFTGFHLEDYAVSEASRDYRRLVYEFTKMGLFEKKGHGVFVTLCAMAVMFSACIYGVLGSDNTWVHLASGALMGLFWIQSGWIGHDSGHYQVMMNRRLNRFVQVLSGNCLAGISIAWWKWNHNAHHIACNSLDFDPDLQHMPVFAVSSKLFSSLTSYFYERKMNFDCVARFLVSYQHWTFYPVMCVARLNLFAQSWSLLLSKRRVRYRAQEILGLLVFWIWYPLLVSCLPNWWERVMFVVLSFSFTGIQHVQFCLNHFSSSVYVGPPSGNDWFEKQTHGSLDISCSSWMDWFHGGLQFQIEHHLFPRLPRNQLRNVSPFVQELCKKHNLPYDCASFWKANVLTLATLRTAALQARDLANPIPKNLVWEAVNTHG from the coding sequence ATGGCAGAGACAAAGAGGTACATTTCAAAGGAAGAGCTCAAGACCCACAGCAGGGATGGGGATCTATGGATCTCTATACAGGGGAAGGTCTATAATGTGTCTGATTGGGCGAAAGTGCACCCAGGTGGGTCTGCTCCATTGCTGAGTCTCGCCGGCCAGGATGCTACTGACGCTTTTGTGGCCTACCATCCCGGGGTTTTGTGGAGCCGTTTGGACGATTTCTTTACTGGGTTTCATCTCGAGGACTATGCTGTTTCGGAGGCGTCGAGGGATTATAGGAGGTTGGTGTATGAGTTTACGAAGATGGGGTTGTTTGAGAAAAAGGGGCATGGGGTGTTCGTCACGCTCTGTGCGATGGCGGTGATGTTCTCCGCCTGTATTTATGGGGTTCTGGGGTCTGACAACACATGGGTTCATCTCGCCAGTGGCGCGTTGATGGGGCTTTTCTGGATTCAGAGTGGGTGGATTGGGCACGATTCTGGGCACTACCAGGTGATGATGAACAGGCGTTTGAACCGCTTTGTGCAGGTGCTGAGTGGGAATTGTCTTGCGGGGATCAGTATTGCGTGGTGGAAGTGGAATCACAACGCTCATCACATTGCCTGCAACAGCCTCGATTTCGATCCGGATCTTCAGCATATGCCTGTATTCGCGGTATCTTCCAAGCTTTTCAGTTCCCTTACATCTTATTTCTATGAAAGGAAGATGAATTTTGATTGTGTGGCTAGGTTTCTAGTGAGTTACCAGCACTGGACTTTTTATCCTGTGATGTGTGTTGCTAGATTAAATCTATTTGCTCAGTCCTGGTCTTTGTTGTTGTCCAAGAGGAGGGTTCGCTACAGGGCTCAGGAGATTTTGGGGCTGCTTGTGTTTTGGATTTGGTACCCTTTACTTGTTTCATGTCTGCCCAATTGGTGGGAAAGAGTGATGTTTGTTGTTCTGAGTTTCTCCTTTACTGGAATCCAGCATGTTCAATTCTGTTTGAATCATTTCTCATCCAGTGTTTATGTGGGTCCTCCAAGTGGGAATGATTGGTTTGAGAAGCAGACTCATGGGTCTCTCGATATTTCCTGCTCCTCTTGGATGGACTGGTTTCATGGTGGGCTGCAGTTTCAGATTGAGCACCATCTGTTTCCTCGGCTGCCTCGGAACCAGCTCAGGAACGTCTCACCCTTTGTTCAGGAGCTTTGCAAGAAGCACAATTTGCCTTATGATTGCGCGTCATTCTGGAAGGCCAATGTGTTGACACTCGCGACACTGAGGACTGCAGCCTTGCAGGCTCGCGATCTTGCCAACCCGATTCCAAAGAATTTGGTCTGGGAAGCAGTGAACACTCATGGATGA